One Sparus aurata chromosome 5, fSpaAur1.1, whole genome shotgun sequence genomic window carries:
- the LOC115582208 gene encoding GTPase IMAP family member 2-like, which translates to AAGSVTDELRPREHKNSLQRLPPHMSELRVVLLGNSWSQRSSAGNFILGTTGFNTEEEPDRCLRDRGRVKKKEIVLINTPDLLHPNMSEYRLTEHVETCQRLSDPGPHVFLLVLQPEDFTEEHKLKLCRVLNLFSDQSFDHSLVLISTPREESPGLMEKYMSNPSLIYMIRKCRSSSVWHRDCQQLLTLIDKMVKENNGDHLSCEVFKDVTSLLPAGH; encoded by the exons GCAGCAGGATCAG TTACAGATGAACTTCGACCTCGTGAACACAAGAACAGCCTTCAACGTCTGCCTCCTCACA TGTCTGAGCTGAGGGTGGTTCTGCTGGggaacagctggtctcagaggagTTCAGCGGGGAACTTCATACTGGGAACAACTGGGTTCAACACTGAGGAAGAACCAGACCGCTGTCTGAGAGACAGAGGACGggtaaagaagaaagaaatagttctgATCAACACCCCAGATCTGCTGCATCCCAACATGTCTGAATACAGACTGACAGAACATGTAGAAACCTGTCAGAGACTCTCTGATCCTGGAcctcatgtgttcctgctggttctacagcctgaagacttcactgaggaacacaaactgaagctctGCAGAGTCCTGAACCTCTTCAGTGATCAATCATTTGATCATTCACTGGTTCTGATATCAACACCCAGAGAGGAGAGTCCAGGTCTGATGGAAAAATACATGTCAAATCCATCGTTAATATACATGATCAGAAAGTGTAGATCAAGCTCGGTGTGGCACCGTGACTGTCAACAGTTGTTGACACTCATAGACAAAATGGTGAAGGAGAATAATGGAGATCATCTGAGCTGTGAGGTTTTCAAAGACGTTACATCTCTTTTACCTGCTGGTCAT